A genomic segment from Aegilops tauschii subsp. strangulata cultivar AL8/78 chromosome 1, Aet v6.0, whole genome shotgun sequence encodes:
- the LOC109736998 gene encoding uncharacterized protein codes for MATTKHLAIAVLVLLSIGTSTSARILLGYAPGGGGGGGGSGGGGGAGYGGSGSGSGYGEGSGSGGGISGGGYGYGGGGGGGGGEGGGAGSGYGSGEGSGYGSGAGGYGGGSGGGGGGGQGGGGAGYGHGSGEGSGYGGGASGGGGGHGGGGGGGQGGGSGGGSGYGAGSGSGYGGGYGGGGGGGGGGGGQGGGSGYGSGSGSGYGYGSGSGFGNGHH; via the coding sequence ATGGCTACCACCAAGCATTTGGCCATTGCCGTTCTTGTCCTCCTTAGCATAGGCACGAGCACCAGCGCTCGAATCCTCCTGGGATACGCTCCTGgcggaggaggcggtggcggaggcagcggtggaggtggtggtgctGGCTATGGTGGATCAGGGTCTGGTTCTGGGTATGGCGAGGGTAGTGGAAGTGGAGGAGGTATTAGCGGTGGTGGATACGGCtatggtggtggcggtggaggcggtggaggTGAGGGCGGAGGAGCCGGTTCTGGGTATGGGTCTGGGGAGGGCTCTGGCTACGGGAGCGGCGCCGGCGGATACGGTGGCGGCAGTGgcggaggaggcggtggcggccaAGGTGGCGGTGGTGCAGGCTATGGGCATGGGTCCGGTGAGGGTTCTGGCTATGGCGGTGGTgctagtggtggtggtggtgggcacggaggtggtggcggtggcggaCAAGGTGGTGGGTCTGGCGGCGGCTCAGGCTACGGTGCCGGGTCTGGCAGTGGATATGGTGGAGGgtatggaggcggcggcggcggtggcggcggcggaggtggtCAAGGTGGAGGCTCTGGCTATGGCTCCGGGTCTGGCTCTGGATACGGTTACGGCTCCGGCAGTGGCTTTGGAAATGGACACCACTGA